One Callospermophilus lateralis isolate mCalLat2 chromosome 6, mCalLat2.hap1, whole genome shotgun sequence genomic region harbors:
- the Prss35 gene encoding inactive serine protease 35, translating into MENMLLWLIFFTSGWTLIDGSEMEQDFMWHLRKIPRVVSERTFYLSSPTFEADARMVVNRVCGIECQKELPAPGLSELEDSLSYETVFENGTRTLTRVKVQGLVLEPTQNSTPKEAAVRRKRQVYGTDSRFSILDKRFLTNFPFNTAVKLSTGCSGILISPNHVLTAAHCVHDGKDYVKGSKKLRVGLLKMRKKGGGKKRRGSKRSKREAEASDQREGTKVSLQERPTRRGRVEFGRGQRVAEGKPSFQWTRVKNTYIPKGWTRGAGGDAALDYDYALLELKRAHKKKYMELGVSPAIKKMPGGRIHFSGFDNDRADQLVYRFCSVSDESSDLLYQYCDAESGSTGSGIYLRLKEPDKKYWKRKIIAVYSGHQWVDVHGVQKDYNVAVRITPLKYAQICLWIHGNDANCAYG; encoded by the coding sequence atgGAGAATATGCTACTTTGGTTGATATTTTTCACCTCTGGGTGGACTCTCATTGATGGATCTGAAATGGAACAAGATTTTATGTGGCACTTGAGAAAAATACCCCGGGTTGTCAGTGAAAGGACTTTCTATCTCAGCAGCCCCACATTCGAGGCAGATGCCAGGATGGTGGTAAACAGAGTGTGTGGCATCGAATGCCAGAAAGAACTCCCGGCTCCTGGCCTTTCTGAATTGGAAGATTCTCTTTCCTATGAGACTGTCTTTGAGAATGGCACTAGAACCTTAACCAGGGTGAAAGTTCAAGGTTTGGTCCTTGAGCCAACTCAGAATAGCACTCCAAAAGAAGCAGCGGTTAGGAGAAAGAGACAAGTGTATGGCACCGATAGCAGGTTCAGCATCTTGGACAAAAGGTTCTTAACCAATTTCCCTTTCAACACTGCGGTCAAACTCTCCACGGGATGCAGTGGCATCCTCATTTCCCCTAATCATGTCCTCACAGCCGCGCACTGTGTTCATGACGGAAAGGATTATGTCAAAGGTAGCAAAAAGCTAAGGGTAGGATTGCTGAAGATGAGAAAGAAAGGTGGAGGCAAGAAGCGCAGAGGTTCTAAGAGGAGCAAGAGAGAAGCTGAGGCCAGTGACCAAAGGGAAGGTACCAAAGTGAGTCTGCAGGAGAGACCCACGAGAAGAGGGAGAGTCGAGTTTGGTCGGGGTCAGAGAGTGGCGGAGGGAAAGCCTTCCTTCCAGTGGACGCGGGTCAAGAATACCTATATACCAAAAGGCTGGACGAGAGGAGCAGGTGGGGATGCGGCCTTGGACTATGACTATGCGCTCCTGGAGCTGAAGCGCGCTCACAAGAAGAAGTACATGGAACTAGGAGTCAGTCCGGCCATCAAGAAGATGCCTGGAGGAAGGATCCACTTCTCTGGCTTTGATAATGATAGGGCTGATCAGTTGGTCTACCGGTTTTGTAGCGTGTCTGATGAATCCAGTGATCTCCTCTATCAATACTGCGATGCTGAGTCGGGCTCCACGGGCTCTGGGATCTATCTGCGTCTCAAAGAGCCAGACAAAAAGTACTGGAAGCGCAAAATAATCGCGGTCTATTCAGGCCACCAGTGGGTGGATGTCCATGGGGTTCAGAAGGACTATAACGTTGCTGTGCGCATCACTCCGCTCAAATATGCCCAGATTTGCCTCTGGATCCACGGAAATGATGCCAATTGTGCTTATGGCTAA